The following proteins are encoded in a genomic region of Takifugu rubripes chromosome 21, fTakRub1.2, whole genome shotgun sequence:
- the ccdc157 gene encoding coiled-coil domain-containing protein 157: MSEFLGSQNCIESLRKDLIDLQGATVDVFSRTGPVCFSSWKFPDKLSWSLDMVALLEQYDFVDGENEFNKHSHVVLLELVIDRLLLLLQSFDSFVEQVACNKGGERNQQRGCLSVGLVVRSYWSHLVHFTNLKANSKDVKKQTKSTALDCDVKASVSSSSHQTTAGSACSSSTSSAEFPSRGHLPSCVTPDTPSPKLDRNSVGSQTSESSLLPCDACFQVQSLLRRTGDALIELFQGEGLPSSLQPLLAAVEETVGLGHMTAADVTQWANEQLRDMQRLAKHLQDVRDTVQPLGDRLMEAEAEVERFKTQLTETQEQFKQELEKHHTNIVQLEFSLNKAQRSVKEAEARLQEEQQQHRRETQGVEENNSRLKEEVAAKEDAVRTLCCENNALREKVEKLLMEEETCSKLQQSIQQSEAQISQTQLLLDKEKAKYQGAWRQQESMQAKHQSLLKRVDALYEECEELQGLLGECEDKQSDLLNQLRLMTEEKERVHAQLTEQQGLCLKLRKEKQTLQADASQLRSSLADLKAYVQTLEERERLNPLPARPERILPSGSPDLLSVQHMRTEQNYPTQMALQSSSGTQLGDSRRKTGQWRSDGASAGSEERVSTGTTVPPPYQKRHFQTIDLNLDYMSVKGHIKQGNASVLRRK; encoded by the exons ATGAGTGAATTCTTGGGCAGTCAAAATTGTATCGAAAGCCTTCGGAAAGACCTTATCGATCTTCAGGGTGCAACTGTAGACGTGTTTTCTAGAACTGGACCAGTATGCTTTTCCTCTTGGAAGTTTCCAGATAAACTCTCCTGGAGTCTGGATATGGTGGCTCTACTGGAGCAGTATGACTTTGTGGATGGGGAGAATGAGTTCAACAAACACTCCCACGTTGTCTTATTGGAGCTGGTGATTGACAG ACTATTGCTTCTTCTGCAAAGCTTTGACAGTTTTGTTGAACAAGTCGCATGCAATAAAGGAGGAGAACGAAATCAGCAGAGAGGATGCCTGTCAGTCGGCCTTGTTGTCAGAAGCTACTGGAGTCATTTAGTTCATTTCACCAACCTGAAG GCAAATTCAAAAGATGtcaaaaaacagacaaaatcaaCAGCTCTTGACTGTGACGTGAAAGCCTCTGTGTCGTCTTCATCACATCAAACAACAGCGGGCAGCGCTTGCTCGTCTTCAACGAGTTCTGCAGAGTTTCCTTCACGGGGCCATCTGCCCTCTTGTGTCACCCCGGACACCCCAAGCCCTAAACTAGACAGAAACAGTGTTGGCAGTCAGACATCCGAATCATCGCTCCTTCCCTGTGATGCGTGTTTTCAAGTGCAGTCCCTTTTAAGAAGAACCGGAGATGCTTTGATAGAACTGTTTCAGGGTGAAGGCTTGCCCTCATCTCTCCAGCCCCTCttagcagctgtggaggaaacTGTGGGCCTGGGACACATGACAGCAGCTGATGTCACTCAGTGGGCCAATGAGCAGCTCAGAGACATGCAGCGGCTGGCGAAGCATCTCCAGGATGTGCGGGACACAGTGCAACCACTCGGAGACAGACTAATGGAGGCAGaagcagaggtggagagatTCAAGACTCAGCTGACAGAGACGCAGGAACAGTTCAAGCAGGAGCTGGAAAAACACCACACAAACATCGTCCAACTGGAGTTTTCTCTAAATAAAGCTCAGAGATCTGTGAAAGAGGCAGAGGCGAGACTACAAGaagagcaacagcaacacagaaGGG aaactcAAGGCGTGGAAGAAAATAATTCCAGGTTGAAAGAGGAGGTGGCAGCTAAGGAAGATGCAGTACGGACACTTT GTTGTGAAAACAATGCTCTACGAGAAAAAGTGGAAAAGTTGCTCATGGAGGAAGAAACTTGCTCCAAATTGCAGCAAAGCATTCAGCAGTCGGAAGCCCAAATTTCACAAACTCAGCTGCTCCTTGACAAAGAGAAAGCCAAGTATCAGGGCGCTTGGCGTCAACAGGAG TCAATGCAGGCGAAACACCAGTCTTTGTTAAAGAGGGTTGATGCTCTCTATGAGGAGtgtgaggagctgcaggggcTGCTGGGAGAGTGTGAGGACAAACAGTCTGACCTGCTCAACCAGCTAAGACTGATGACAGAGGAGAAGGAACGAGTGCACGCGCAGCTCACTGAACAACAG GGCCTGTGTTTAAAGCTCCGAAAGGAGAAGCAGACACTACAAGCAGATGCCAgtcagctgaggagcagcttggCTGATCTGAAGGCGTATGTGCAAACCttagaggagagggagagactcAACCCGCTGCCAGCAAGGCCGGAAA GAATCCTCCCCTCAGGAAGTCCTGATCTCCTCTCTGTTCAGCACATGAGAACAGAACAAAATTACCCGACTCAAATGGCGCT GCAAAGCAGCAGTGGAACACAGCTGGGAGACAGCAGAAGGAAGACTGGGCAGTGGCGAAGTGACGGAGCGTCAGCTGGGTCGGAGGAGCGCGTGTCCACCGGCACAACTGTCCCGCCCCCATATCAGAAACGTCACTTTCAAACCATTGACCTCAACCTGGACTACATGTCTGTCAAAGGTCACATCAAACAAGGCAACGCCTCTGTTCTCAGGAGGAAATGa
- the sf3a1 gene encoding splicing factor 3A subunit 1, translating into MPPGPVQIVQPEPNKNDGPVEETPATKPIVGIIYPPPEVRNIVDKTASFVARNGPEFEARIRQNEINNPKFNFLNPNDPYHAYYRHKVNEFKEGKAQEPSAAVPKVMQQTMQQTQQLPQKVQVIQETIVPKEPPPEFEFIADPPSISAFDLDVVKLTAQFVARNGRQFLTQLMQKEQRNYQFDFLRPQHSLFNYFTKLVEQYTKILIPPKGLLIKLKKEAENTKEVLDQVKYRVEWAKFQERERKKEEEEKEKERVAYAQIDWHDFVVVETVDFQPNEQGHFPPPTTTEELGARILIQERYEKYGESEEVEMEVESEDEDDRRDTRHEGHASQPDQDTQLQDMDEGSDDEDMKAPLPPDNPMPPPLPPTPDQVIIRKDYDPKASRPQPTVAPQDEYLISPITGEKIQASKMQEHMRIGLLDPRWLEQRDRSIRDRQTEDEVFAPGLDIESSLKQLAERRTDIFGVEETAIGKKIGEEEIQKPEEKVTWDGHSGSMARTQQAAQANITLQEQIEAIHKAKGLVGEDDAKEKIGPSKPSELSHQPPVPSSPAMLQKPNPPLTAVPRPPSTLGPPIRTTLLPAVPVIPRPPVTPVVRLAPGQVIAQVPSMIPAPRVNVVQVPPPAPHLLAPRPPPVVVPAAFVPAPPLPQPPSVVPAPPIHPPPPRDDEPVNKKMKSEDNLMPEEEFLRRNKGPVAVKVQVPNMQDKTEWKLSGQVLNFTVPLTDQVSVIKVKIHEATGMPAGKQKLQFEGIFIKDSNSLAYYNMNNGAVIHLALKERGGRKK; encoded by the exons ATGCCGCCTGGGCCTGTTCAAATCGTTCAGCCGGAGCCCAACAAG AATGATGGCCCAGTGGAAGAAACCCCAGCCACCAAACCGATTGTCGGTATAATTTATCCACCACCTGAGGTCCGAAACATTGTGGACAAGACAGCAAGCTTTGTTGCCAG gaatGGACCAGAGTTTGAAGCAAGAATCCGTCAGAATGAGATCAACAATCCAAAGTTTAATTTCCTCAACCCCAATGATCCGTACCATGCCTACTACCGTCACAAGGTCAATGAATTTAAGGAGGGCAAAGCCCAAGAACCATCTGCAGCGGTGCCCAAGGTTATGCAACAGACAATGCAACAGACTCAGCAGCTTCCCCAAAAA GTGCAGGTGATTCAGGAGACCATTGTCCCCAAAGAACCACCTCCTGAATTTGAGTTCATTGCAGATCCACCATCTATATCAGCGTTCGACCTGGATGTCGTCAAGCTCACTGCCCAGTTTGTTGCTCGCAACGGTCGTCAGTTCCTCACTCAGCTCATGCAGAAAGAGCAGAGGAACTACCAGTTTGACTTTTTGCGCCCACAGCACAGTCTCTTCAACTATTTCACCAAGCTTGTTGAGCAGTACACCAAG ATTTTGATCCCTCCTAAAGGTCTGCTgatcaagctgaagaaagaggctgAGAATACAAAAGAGGTTTTGGACCAG GTGAAGTACCGTGTCGAGTGGGCAAAGTTCCAGGAGCgtgaaagaaagaaggaggaagaggaaaaagaaaaggaaagggtGGCATATGCTCAGATCGACTGGCATGACTTTGTAGTGGTAGAGACGGTGGATTTCCAGCCCAACGAACAAG GCCACTTCCCTCCACCGACGACCACAGAAGAGCTGGGAGCTCGCATCCTGATACAAGAACGTTATGAGAAATACGGCGAGAGTGAGGAGGttgagatggaggtggagagtgaggatgaggatgatcgCCGCGATACCCGTCACGAAGGCCATGCTTCGCAGCCCGATCAGGATACACAACTGCAGGATATGGACGAG GGATCTGATGATGAGGATATGAAGGCTCCACTACCACCCGACAACCCTATGCCACCCCCTCTGCCCCCGACTCCAGACCAAGTTATTATCCGCAAGGATTATGATCCGAAAG CATCTAGGCCTCAGCCCACAGTTGCACCTCAAGACGAGTACCTCATCTCTCCAATTACTGGTGAGAAGATCCAGGCCAGCAAGATGCAGGAGCACATGCGTATTGGCCTGCTTGACCCCCGCTGGCTGGAGCAGAGGGACCGAAGCATCAGAGATAGGCAGACGGAAGATGAAGTCTTTGCCCCGGGTTTGGATATCGAGAGCAGCCTGAAGCAGCTGGCTGAGAGGCGTACTGATATCTTTGGGGTGGAAGAGACGGCCATCGGTAAGAAGATCGGCGAAGAGGAAATCCAGAAGCCAGAAGAGAAG GTCACGTGGGACGGCCACTCGGGGAGCATGGCCCGCACCCAGCAGGCCGCGCAGGCCAATATTACCCTTCAGGAGCAGATTGAAGCCATCCACAAGGCCAAAGGGCTGGTGGGAGAGGACGACGCCAAGGAGAAAATTGGTCCAAGCAAGCCCAGTGAGCTTTCCCACCAGCCCCCGGTGCCCTCCTCTCCAGCCATGTTACAGAAACCCAACCCTCCGCTTACAGCCGTGCCTCGACCACCTTCCACT TTGGGACCGCCCATACGGACCACCCTCTTACCTGCTGTACCAGTAATTCCAAGACCACCAGTGACTCCTGTGGTGCGCCTCGCACCCGGCCAAGTTATAGCACAGGTGCCTTCCATGATACCTGCCCCCCGTGTCAATGTGGTCCAGGTTCCCCCACCGGCACCTCACCTTTTGGCACCCAGGCCGCCCCCAGTGGTTGTTCCTGCTG CGTTTGTCCCCGCGCCTCCACTACCACAACCCCCCAGTGTTGTTCCTGCaccacccatccaccccccccctcctcgtgACGACGAGCCTGTCAACAAGAAGATGAAGTCGGAGGACAACCTGATGCCCGAGGAAGAGTTCCTCCGCAGAAACAAG GGTCCCGTGGCAGTTAAAGTGCAAGTTCCCAACATGCAGGACAAGACCGAATGGAAGCTGAGCGGCCAAGTGCTGAATTTCACCGTCCCGCTTACCGATCAG GTGTCTGTCATCAAAGTCAAGATCCACGAAGCTACCGGCATGCCAGCGGGGAAACAGAAGTTACAGTTTGAG GGCATTTTCATCAAGGATTCCAACTCTCTGGCGTATTACAACATGAACAATGGCGCAGTCATTCACCTGGCactgaaggagagaggaggaagaaagaaatga